A single region of the Ascaphus truei isolate aAscTru1 chromosome 6, aAscTru1.hap1, whole genome shotgun sequence genome encodes:
- the ZW10 gene encoding centromere/kinetochore protein zw10 homolog isoform X2, producing MASFVTEVLAHSGRLGKEDLGTKISRLSLRVEEVKGDVCNLINKKYDEFLPSLQSAEALVTEVQGLVGDVDVLKSRIENEVQGDLRVAITEFTELKQQLEKNTVILSVLQQLQEFDSIIEKYKCSLTERNYIAAAQHLEKAQSSMNGLKSRKGCDLKLLKALEVEMIVQKQNMLYNLGEEWRQLAVWKLPQGQEPSAQDMVMQTELHLYTPPSSEDAVSGPLLGSLLQAFAILGELHTKLKCFSQLLLNYILKPLVTYPSLHARVDTQPHGVVLRFELEEMGLEHPLAADVFVKLKLVLEVLHKHLLDVPVEEFQLGEGTVNVVLAEVLGDLIWEDLSGSIIKDCLVYSIPNSSSKLEQYKEVIKYTEEFENALIGMKYLKGETTDLLRYARNVNGHFASKKCQDVIVTARNLMTSEMHNTVKITPESKVTIPKLPSPRGADKAKSQKVSNLVLAVPALENAVRLSQHTTSLPACRISESVEKLMELTYLTLSEAATSSKPCGTQLFYTVKNLFQLFYDVVPVYHKENLQKLPQLSAIHHNNCMYIAHHLLTLGHQFHTPFNDGDTTFVDLVPGFRKLGKESFRVQISLQEEELLERLSSARNFRNMEEEENYTAAHKAIRQVIHQLSHLGKVWQDVLPVCTYCRAMGNLLNLAVDEMISKIAALEDISTEDGERLYALCLAVIEEGALLFTPLPEESKNKKYQEEVPLYVPKWMKFKELMMILQASLQDIVDRWADRKGPLAMEFSTNEVKSLIRALFQNTERRAAALARIK from the exons GGTGACGTATGCAACCTGATCAATAAGAAATACGATGAGTTTCTTCCCAGCCTGCAGAGCGCCGAAGCTCTGGTAACGGAAGTTCAGGGTCTCGTCGGTGACGTGGACGTTTTAAAGTCTAGGATTGAGAATGAG GTACAAGGGGATCTCAGAGTCGCCATCACTGAATTCACAGAGCTGAAGCAACAGCTGGAAAAGAACACTGTTATACTGAGTGTGCTGCAACAGCTGCAGGAG TTTGATAGCATCATCGAGAAATACAAATGCTCATTGACGGAGAGAAACTACATTGCGGCAGCTCAGCACCTAGAAAAG GCGCAGAGCAGCATGAATGGACTGAAGTCCCGGAAAGGCTGCGATCTGAAGCTGCTGAAAGCGCTGGAGGTAGAGATGATTGTGCAGAAACAGAACATGCTTTACAACCTGGGAGAGGAATGGCGGCAGCTGGCTGTGTGGAAGCTCCCTCAAGGCCAAG AACCCTCCGCTCAGGACATGGTAATGCAGACCGAGCTCCATCTGTACACTCCGCCCTCGAGTGAGGACGCGGTGTCCGGGCCGCTGCTGGGGTCCTTGCTTCAGGCCTTCGCAATCCTGGGGGAGCTCCACACCAAGCTGAAATGCTTCA GTCAGTTACTGCTGAATTACATCCTGAAGCCCCTGGTAACTTACCCGTCCCTCCATGCCCGCGTGGACACGCAGCCTCACGGCGTGGTCCTCAGGTTTGAACTCGAGGAGATGGGCCTGGAGCATCCGCTGGCTGCAGACGTCTTCGTGAAACTCAAGCTGGTGCTGGAAGTACTTCACAAACACTTACTTG ACGTGCCGGTGGAAGAGTTCCAGCTCGGTGAGGGCACTGTGAATGTCGTGCTGGCAGAAGTCCTCGGAGATCTGATCTGGGAGGACCTATCGGGGAGCATCATCAAAGACTGTCTGGTGTACTCCATACCGAACAGCAGCAGCAAACTGGAGCAGTATAaggag GTCATCAAATACACAGAGGAGTTTGAAAACGCCCTGATAGGTATGAAGTACCTGAAGGGAGAGACCACCGACCTGCTCAGATACGCCAGAAACGTCAACGGCCACTTCGCCAGCAAGAAATGCCAGGATGTCATCGTCACCGCGAGAAATCTGATGACCTCAGAGATGCATAACACGGTCAAG ATTACTCCTGAATCCAAGGTGACCATTCCGAAACTGCCCAGCCCCAGAGGTGCGGACAAGGCGAAGAGCCAGAAGGTATCAAACCTTGTGCTCGCTGTGCCAGCCCTGGAGAACGCAGTCCGGCTCAGCCAGCACACCACCTCTCTGCCCGCGTGCAGGATCAGCGAGTCCGTGGAGAAGCTGATGGAACTCACCTATCTGACGCTGTCTGAGGCTGCAACCAGCAGCAAACCTTG TGGTACCCAGCTATTCTACACAGTCAAAAATCTCTTCCAACTGTTCTATGATGTTGTGCCAGTGTATCACAA agagaacctgcagaaACTTCCCCAGCTCTCTGCCATCCATCACAACAACTGCATGTACATCGCACACCACCTGCTCACACTGGGACACCAGTTCCACACCCCATTCAATGACGGAGATACCACCTTCGTAGACTTGGTGCCAGGATTCAGGAAACTTG GCAAAGAGAGTTTTCGGGTCCAGATAAGTTTACAGGAGGAAGAACTTCTTGAAAGGTTGTCCAGCGCGAGAAACTTCCGTAATATGGAGGAGGAAGAGAATTACACTGCAGCACACAAGGCAATAAGGCAG GTTATACACCAGctgagccacctggggaaggtttGGCAGGATGTCCTCCCCGTATGtacatactgcagggccatgggGAACTTGCTGAACTTGGCCGTCGATGAGATGATCAGCAAAATTGCTGCCTTAGAG GACATCTCCACGGAGGATGGCGAGCGGCTGTACGCGCTGTGCCTGGCAGTGATTGAGGAAGGTGCCCTTTTATTCACCCCTCTGCCTGAAGAGAGTAAGAACAAGAAGTATCAGGAGGAGGTGCCGCTCTACGTGCCGAAGTGGATGAAATTCAAAGAGTTGATGATGATCTTGCAGGCCAGTTTGCAGGATATTGTGGATCG CTGGGCAGACAGGAAGGGGCCTCTCGCTATGGAGTTCTCCACCAATGAGGTGAAGAGTTTGATCCGAGCGCTGTTTCAGAACACTGAGAGGAGAGCCGCGGCTCTAGCCCGGATTAAATAA
- the TMPRSS5 gene encoding transmembrane protease serine 5 isoform X4, with protein sequence MGPLVYQGSVPLQDAEVTALCNDTDNEVTTVAPRKVSFRITTENFLLEVQVEDRQEWLPTCHERWNSTWGTLICRHLGYIRLTQHKGVNMTDIKLNHSQEFVQVPLGQTSGIEHIWQIRRGCVSGRIVAIKCSECGTRSKSARIIGGSDALLGRWPWQVSLYLNNKHVCGGSIVAHQWIITAAHCVHNYRSPQLSSWSIFAGIVSHSHTVRHATLPSTVEKIIYHEKYDDRSHDYDIALMKLEKSLNYSDSVRPVCLPQYDQELPAGTECWVSGWGHTHPDSTHMPRSLKEAMLPLISTRKCNSSCVYDGDITPRMLCAGYLAGKVDACQGDSGGPLVCQTDYTWRLVGVVSWGMGCAEPNRPGVYTKIVAFLDWIHHIIEDD encoded by the exons TATCTTTCAGAATAACAACGGAAAACTTCTTGTTGGAAGTACAGGTGGAGGACAGGCAAGAATGGCTCCCAACATGTCACGAGAGATGGAATTCTACCTGGGGGACCCTCATATGCAGACATCTGGGATACATCAG GTTGACGCAACACAAAGGCGTGAATATGACAGACATCAAGTTAAACCACAGCCAAGAATTTGTTCAAGTACCACTTGGTCAGACCTCTGGAATTGAACATATCTGGCAAATCAG GCGCGGGTGTGTTTCTGGTCGTATTGTTGCCATAAAATGTTCAG AATGTGGGACTCGTTCCAAGTCTGCCCGAATCATTGGGGGAAGTGACGCTCTGCTGGGACGTTGGCCGTGGCAGGTCAGCCTGTACCTCAACAACAAACATGTCTGCGGTGGGTCCATCGTGGCACATCAGTGGATCATCACAGCAGCGCACTGCGTGCACAA CTACAGGTCCCCTCAGCTGTCCAGCTGGTCCATATTTGCAGGCATTGTtagtcactcacacacagtgagGCATGccacactgccatctactgtggAGAAGATCATTTATCACGAGAAGTATGATGACAGAAGCCATGATTACGACATAGCTCTGATGAAGCTTGAAAAGTCCTTAAATTATTCCG ATAGCGTGCGTCCGGTATGTTTGCCTCAGTATGACCAGGAGCTCCCCGCGGGAACGGAGTGCTGGGTCTCCGGCTGGGGGCACACTCACCCTGACAGCA CTCACATGCCGCGAAGTCTGAAGGAGGCCATGCTTCCCCTTATCAGCACCAGGAAGTGCAACAGCTCCTGCGTCTATGATGGTGACAtcactcccagaatgctttgcgcTGGATATCTCGCTGGCAAAGTAGACGCCTGTCAG GGCGACAGTGGTGGCCCCTTGGTATGTCAGACAGACTACACCTGGCGCTTAGTTGGCGTGGTGAGTTGGGGCATGGGGTGTGCTGAACCCAATCGTCCTGGCGTGTACACTAAAATAGTGGCGTTCTTAGACTGGATCCATCACATCATAGAG GATGACTAG
- the ZW10 gene encoding centromere/kinetochore protein zw10 homolog isoform X1 produces MASFVTEVLAHSGRLGKEDLGTKISRLSLRVEEVKGDVCNLINKKYDEFLPSLQSAEALVTEVQGLVGDVDVLKSRIENEVQGDLRVAITEFTELKQQLEKNTVILSVLQQLQEFDSIIEKYKCSLTERNYIAAAQHLEKAQSSMNGLKSRKGCDLKLLKALEVEMIVQKQNMLYNLGEEWRQLAVWKLPQGQEPSAQDMVMQTELHLYTPPSSEDAVSGPLLGSLLQAFAILGELHTKLKCFSQLLLNYILKPLVTYPSLHARVDTQPHGVVLRFELEEMGLEHPLAADVFVKLKLVLEVLHKHLLDVPVEEFQLGEGTVNVVLAEVLGDLIWEDLSGSIIKDCLVYSIPNSSSKLEQYKEVIKYTEEFENALIGMKYLKGETTDLLRYARNVNGHFASKKCQDVIVTARNLMTSEMHNTVKITPESKVTIPKLPSPRGADKAKSQKVSNLVLAVPALENAVRLSQHTTSLPACRISESVEKLMELTYLTLSEAATSSKPCGTQLFYTVKNLFQLFYDVVPVYHKSLQSSVLVLAERRENLQKLPQLSAIHHNNCMYIAHHLLTLGHQFHTPFNDGDTTFVDLVPGFRKLGKESFRVQISLQEEELLERLSSARNFRNMEEEENYTAAHKAIRQVIHQLSHLGKVWQDVLPVCTYCRAMGNLLNLAVDEMISKIAALEDISTEDGERLYALCLAVIEEGALLFTPLPEESKNKKYQEEVPLYVPKWMKFKELMMILQASLQDIVDRWADRKGPLAMEFSTNEVKSLIRALFQNTERRAAALARIK; encoded by the exons GGTGACGTATGCAACCTGATCAATAAGAAATACGATGAGTTTCTTCCCAGCCTGCAGAGCGCCGAAGCTCTGGTAACGGAAGTTCAGGGTCTCGTCGGTGACGTGGACGTTTTAAAGTCTAGGATTGAGAATGAG GTACAAGGGGATCTCAGAGTCGCCATCACTGAATTCACAGAGCTGAAGCAACAGCTGGAAAAGAACACTGTTATACTGAGTGTGCTGCAACAGCTGCAGGAG TTTGATAGCATCATCGAGAAATACAAATGCTCATTGACGGAGAGAAACTACATTGCGGCAGCTCAGCACCTAGAAAAG GCGCAGAGCAGCATGAATGGACTGAAGTCCCGGAAAGGCTGCGATCTGAAGCTGCTGAAAGCGCTGGAGGTAGAGATGATTGTGCAGAAACAGAACATGCTTTACAACCTGGGAGAGGAATGGCGGCAGCTGGCTGTGTGGAAGCTCCCTCAAGGCCAAG AACCCTCCGCTCAGGACATGGTAATGCAGACCGAGCTCCATCTGTACACTCCGCCCTCGAGTGAGGACGCGGTGTCCGGGCCGCTGCTGGGGTCCTTGCTTCAGGCCTTCGCAATCCTGGGGGAGCTCCACACCAAGCTGAAATGCTTCA GTCAGTTACTGCTGAATTACATCCTGAAGCCCCTGGTAACTTACCCGTCCCTCCATGCCCGCGTGGACACGCAGCCTCACGGCGTGGTCCTCAGGTTTGAACTCGAGGAGATGGGCCTGGAGCATCCGCTGGCTGCAGACGTCTTCGTGAAACTCAAGCTGGTGCTGGAAGTACTTCACAAACACTTACTTG ACGTGCCGGTGGAAGAGTTCCAGCTCGGTGAGGGCACTGTGAATGTCGTGCTGGCAGAAGTCCTCGGAGATCTGATCTGGGAGGACCTATCGGGGAGCATCATCAAAGACTGTCTGGTGTACTCCATACCGAACAGCAGCAGCAAACTGGAGCAGTATAaggag GTCATCAAATACACAGAGGAGTTTGAAAACGCCCTGATAGGTATGAAGTACCTGAAGGGAGAGACCACCGACCTGCTCAGATACGCCAGAAACGTCAACGGCCACTTCGCCAGCAAGAAATGCCAGGATGTCATCGTCACCGCGAGAAATCTGATGACCTCAGAGATGCATAACACGGTCAAG ATTACTCCTGAATCCAAGGTGACCATTCCGAAACTGCCCAGCCCCAGAGGTGCGGACAAGGCGAAGAGCCAGAAGGTATCAAACCTTGTGCTCGCTGTGCCAGCCCTGGAGAACGCAGTCCGGCTCAGCCAGCACACCACCTCTCTGCCCGCGTGCAGGATCAGCGAGTCCGTGGAGAAGCTGATGGAACTCACCTATCTGACGCTGTCTGAGGCTGCAACCAGCAGCAAACCTTG TGGTACCCAGCTATTCTACACAGTCAAAAATCTCTTCCAACTGTTCTATGATGTTGTGCCAGTGTATCACAA GAGCCTGCAAAGCAGTGTGCTGGTGCTGGCCGAGAGGAG agagaacctgcagaaACTTCCCCAGCTCTCTGCCATCCATCACAACAACTGCATGTACATCGCACACCACCTGCTCACACTGGGACACCAGTTCCACACCCCATTCAATGACGGAGATACCACCTTCGTAGACTTGGTGCCAGGATTCAGGAAACTTG GCAAAGAGAGTTTTCGGGTCCAGATAAGTTTACAGGAGGAAGAACTTCTTGAAAGGTTGTCCAGCGCGAGAAACTTCCGTAATATGGAGGAGGAAGAGAATTACACTGCAGCACACAAGGCAATAAGGCAG GTTATACACCAGctgagccacctggggaaggtttGGCAGGATGTCCTCCCCGTATGtacatactgcagggccatgggGAACTTGCTGAACTTGGCCGTCGATGAGATGATCAGCAAAATTGCTGCCTTAGAG GACATCTCCACGGAGGATGGCGAGCGGCTGTACGCGCTGTGCCTGGCAGTGATTGAGGAAGGTGCCCTTTTATTCACCCCTCTGCCTGAAGAGAGTAAGAACAAGAAGTATCAGGAGGAGGTGCCGCTCTACGTGCCGAAGTGGATGAAATTCAAAGAGTTGATGATGATCTTGCAGGCCAGTTTGCAGGATATTGTGGATCG CTGGGCAGACAGGAAGGGGCCTCTCGCTATGGAGTTCTCCACCAATGAGGTGAAGAGTTTGATCCGAGCGCTGTTTCAGAACACTGAGAGGAGAGCCGCGGCTCTAGCCCGGATTAAATAA